The Deinococcus sp. KNUC1210 nucleotide sequence GTTCAGGGGCTGGGTGGGACGCTGCGGCGTCGAGCGGGCCGAACCGGGTGAGGCATTCACATTACCCGGCTCCCGGCAAAGAGATTTTCCTTCACATACACCTCGCTGACGGCCCACAGCCGTGCGGCGGCAGCGTCGTCGAGCGCCCTGGGCGACGGCTTCGCCTCGTGTTCGTTGTCGAAATAGCGCCCGGTTACGCCCTGAACGAGCGGGCTGCTTGCCAGATACACACTCGTCTGTGCGCCCTGCTCCTCGGTTTTGGCAAAGACCTGAACGAGCCCCAGCACCTGCGACATGATGCGGCTGTTGTTCTGCCCGAATCCGCTGGCGACGAAGCCGGGATGCAGCGCATTGGCCGTCACGCGGCTTCCGGCAAGGCGGCGGCTCAGCTCGCGGGTAAACAGGATGTTGGCGAGCTTGCTCTGCGAGTAGGCGGCAAAAGAGCGGTAGCCGTGCCGGAACTCCAGATCGTCCCAGTGCATCTTTCCGGTCGCGTTCGCCGCGCTGCTCACGCTCACCACCCGCGCAGACGGGGCGGCGTGAAGGAGCGGCAGCAGTTCCTGAGTCAGGAGGAAATAGGCGAGGTGGTTGAGCGCCCACGTCATCTCGATGCCTTCCCGCGTTTCCTGGCGCTGCTGAAACACCCCGCCCGCGTTGTTGAGCAGCACGTCGAGCTGTCCGGCGCGGTCACGGAAGTCCTGCGCGGCCCGGCGCACATCCGCCTGCTCGCTCAGGTCAGCGACGATGAAGGAGGCGGCCCCGATTTCGGCAGCCGTTGCAGCCGTCTTCTCGGCATTTCGCCCGATGATGTGCACCCGTGCGCCCTGGCCCACCAGTTCCCGCGCCGCCACCTTGCCGATGCCGTTCGTGGCCCCCGTTACCAGCACTGTCTTGCCGCTCATCTGCCCGCCCGTTGCCGTCATATCAGCATTCTAAGGGCGGGCGAGCGTTCAGGAGTGCGATCTTCTGAAGAAACAGGCGGCGTGTCGGCGGGCGGCACACACAGGAACCCCTTCGTCTGATGAATCGTCTCAAGTGGATATCACCTGCGCCCGCTAGCGTCTGAGTATGCTCCTGCTCGCTTCCCGTTCCGTCCTGCTGTTCAGTGCCCTGATCGCCTCGGCAGCGGTCCAGGCGGCCTCTGCTCAGACGCTCATTCCACTCGACTCGCGCCCTGCCACCAGTACCCTGCCTGCTCAGATCGCGGCGCTCGGCGGCGGTCCGGTGCATCTGCCGCCCCCCGACCTGCTGGGAACTGCTGCGCGTGGAGCCGACCCCGCCGCGCTGCTCGCATGGCTGAAGGCCCAGCCTACCGATGGTCCGCTGATCGTGTCGCTCGACGCGCTGGGTTACGGCGGTCTGGTCCAGTCGCGCAGCAGCCGTGACAGCGTCGAGACTGTGATGGCGCGGCTTCAGGCGGTGCGCGACTGGGGTGCGTCGAGCGGGCAACCGGTCTATGCCTTTATCGTGCTGCCGCGCCAGCCGGACGCCGTGGACCGGGCCAGAAATCTGGAAGTGGCGCAGCGCATGGTGCAGTGGGCCAGAGAAGGCGTATTCAAAGAGCTGCACGTGACCTGGGACGACGCGCTTCCGGGCAGCCCGGCCCCGCAGGAAGGCGCAGCGCTGGCGAAAGACGCCCCGCCGAACGTGCTGGTCTACCCCGGAGCCGATGAGGTCCTGAGCAGTCTGGTGGCCCGCGCCGACGCGCCGCAGGCCGCCACGCTGGTGGTCGAATACAGTCAGCCCGACAAGGCCGCCGCCGTGATCCGCTATGAAGGCATCGCGCTCGACCTCAGCGTGGCGCTGCATGCACAGGCCGCCGGGTGGCAGGTGACGGCAGGCCAGCCGGAACCCATTCGCACGCCGTTCGGGGGCGAGGGCGTGCGTGCGCCGGATGCCCGCGCCCTGACGCTGTACGTCTTCAACGGGGGAGACGCCCGCGCCGCCGCCCTGCGCGTGAGTCAGCTGCTGCGGCGCGGCCCGGTCGCGGTGGCCGACGTGGAGAAGGTGAACGTGGGAAACCTGCGCGTCTGGGCCGATCTGTACACGCTCAAGCGCCCGCAGGATCTGTCGAGTCTGGCGGCCTGGGGCACGCCCGGCAACAACCTGGGCACGGTGCTGGCCCACGCGAAACTCGTCGCGGCGGGTGTGCCCTCTGACAGTCAGGACGCCCTGCTGGCCCGCGAGTACGCCAACGACATCGTGTACAGCTCGCAGCTCCGCGCCCAGCTCCGCACGCTGATTCCCGATGCCGACCTGCCCGGCTCGAACGCGCCCGGCGTGCTGGAAGGGCTGGCACAGACGTATTTCCCACTGGAGTTCAAATCGAGCTACGCCCTGGAGAGCGCCAGTTTTCCATGGAACCGCAGCTTCGAGGCCGATCTGGAACTGAACGTGGCGAAGTAGAAAGGGGCGGGAAACCGTCGGCAGAGGCCTGTGCCTCATCCGAATCTGGTGCCGCAGCTTAAGGTTCCTTCTGCTCGCCACCTATGCTCAGCAGCAGCGCCGCGCCCAGCACCAGCCCGGCTCCCAGCAGCGCCAGCGCCGACAGCCGCTCGGCAAACAGCAGGGCGGCCAGCAGCGAGGCCACCACCGGTTCCAGGCTGGCGATCACGCTGGCGCGGGTGGCAGGGAGCCCCCTGAGTCCCGCGCTGTAGGCGAGGTACGCGAGGTAGGTGCTGAAAAACGCGATCAGGGCCAGCAGGCCCCAGGCGGCCGGTGATTTATGGACGAAGTGCGTCAGGGGAGCCAGCCCCACCGCCCCCACCGGGA carries:
- a CDS encoding DUF4127 family protein, which codes for MLLLASRSVLLFSALIASAAVQAASAQTLIPLDSRPATSTLPAQIAALGGGPVHLPPPDLLGTAARGADPAALLAWLKAQPTDGPLIVSLDALGYGGLVQSRSSRDSVETVMARLQAVRDWGASSGQPVYAFIVLPRQPDAVDRARNLEVAQRMVQWAREGVFKELHVTWDDALPGSPAPQEGAALAKDAPPNVLVYPGADEVLSSLVARADAPQAATLVVEYSQPDKAAAVIRYEGIALDLSVALHAQAAGWQVTAGQPEPIRTPFGGEGVRAPDARALTLYVFNGGDARAAALRVSQLLRRGPVAVADVEKVNVGNLRVWADLYTLKRPQDLSSLAAWGTPGNNLGTVLAHAKLVAAGVPSDSQDALLAREYANDIVYSSQLRAQLRTLIPDADLPGSNAPGVLEGLAQTYFPLEFKSSYALESASFPWNRSFEADLELNVAK
- a CDS encoding SDR family NAD(P)-dependent oxidoreductase produces the protein MTATGGQMSGKTVLVTGATNGIGKVAARELVGQGARVHIIGRNAEKTAATAAEIGAASFIVADLSEQADVRRAAQDFRDRAGQLDVLLNNAGGVFQQRQETREGIEMTWALNHLAYFLLTQELLPLLHAAPSARVVSVSSAANATGKMHWDDLEFRHGYRSFAAYSQSKLANILFTRELSRRLAGSRVTANALHPGFVASGFGQNNSRIMSQVLGLVQVFAKTEEQGAQTSVYLASSPLVQGVTGRYFDNEHEAKPSPRALDDAAAARLWAVSEVYVKENLFAGSRVM